From one Nitrospirota bacterium genomic stretch:
- the fdnG gene encoding formate dehydrogenase-N subunit alpha has product MSVLTRRDFLKYSGVAAAGLTLSQLGFDLTPTEVYAAELRTSLRIKDAKETPTICCYCSVGCGILVSTDKKGKVINAEGDPDHPISEGALCAKGASSYQIAVNENRLKKVRYRAPYSDKWKEVSWDWALDKIAANIKKSRDNSFVEKNKDGKVVNRTDGIASVGSAAMDNEECWLYQKFLRSLGLVYIEHQARIUHSATVAALAESFGRGAMTNHYIDFRNADVILNMGGNVAENHPVSFKWIQAAREKGAIFIHVDPRYTRTSTKADIFVRLRSGTDIAFLGGMIKYILDNNLYDEFYVKNYTNASFIVNPKYNFDDGLFSGYDPNKRSYDQSTWALEKDENGIPKRDMTLQHERCVFQLLKKHYSRYTLEKVTAITGTPQEDLEKVYKVYSSTGKPDKAGTELYAMGWTQHTVGVQNIRAMSIIQCLLGNMGIAGGGINALRGESNVQGSTDQALLYHIIPGYLPTPREQWQTLEDYNKTTPSTKDPRSVNWWKNRPKYLASLLKSFYGEHAKKENDFCYSWLPKLDKTQDASWLNLFDEMYKGKFTGFFAWGMNPACSSANAG; this is encoded by the coding sequence ATGAGTGTCCTTACAAGGAGAGATTTCTTGAAGTATTCTGGAGTCGCTGCTGCTGGACTTACACTAAGTCAACTCGGATTTGATCTCACGCCCACGGAAGTCTATGCTGCAGAACTTCGAACATCACTCCGGATCAAAGATGCCAAGGAAACTCCGACTATCTGCTGTTATTGTTCAGTAGGTTGCGGAATCTTGGTATCAACAGACAAGAAAGGAAAGGTAATTAATGCTGAAGGTGATCCTGATCATCCTATCAGCGAGGGTGCGCTTTGCGCAAAGGGAGCTTCGAGTTATCAGATTGCTGTAAATGAGAATCGTTTGAAAAAAGTACGCTATAGAGCACCTTACAGTGACAAATGGAAAGAGGTTAGCTGGGACTGGGCACTTGATAAGATTGCAGCAAACATTAAGAAAAGTCGCGATAATAGCTTTGTAGAAAAGAACAAAGACGGCAAAGTCGTCAACCGAACAGATGGCATTGCATCTGTTGGCAGTGCAGCAATGGACAATGAAGAATGCTGGCTTTACCAAAAATTCCTCAGATCACTTGGCCTTGTTTATATTGAACATCAGGCACGTATATGACATAGCGCCACTGTTGCGGCTCTGGCAGAGTCGTTTGGACGCGGTGCAATGACAAATCATTATATCGACTTCCGCAATGCAGACGTCATTCTCAACATGGGTGGCAATGTCGCAGAAAACCATCCTGTTTCATTTAAATGGATACAGGCAGCACGTGAAAAAGGTGCTATCTTCATTCATGTTGACCCCCGCTATACTCGTACATCAACAAAAGCTGATATATTTGTTCGTTTACGTTCAGGAACTGACATTGCCTTTTTGGGCGGTATGATTAAGTACATATTGGATAATAATCTCTATGATGAGTTTTATGTAAAAAACTATACAAATGCATCTTTTATCGTAAATCCTAAATACAATTTTGATGACGGACTTTTTTCCGGATATGACCCAAATAAACGTTCATATGATCAATCCACCTGGGCATTAGAAAAAGATGAAAATGGAATTCCAAAAAGAGATATGACTTTACAGCATGAACGTTGTGTATTCCAGCTTTTGAAAAAACATTATTCAAGATATACTCTTGAGAAGGTAACAGCGATAACAGGGACTCCTCAGGAAGACCTTGAAAAAGTCTATAAAGTTTATAGTTCCACAGGAAAACCTGACAAAGCAGGGACAGAGCTTTATGCAATGGGGTGGACGCAACATACTGTTGGTGTTCAAAATATCCGCGCAATGTCTATTATTCAGTGTCTTCTTGGAAATATGGGTATAGCAGGCGGCGGTATAAATGCATTAAGAGGCGAATCCAATGTTCAGGGTTCCACGGACCAGGCATTGCTTTATCACATTATTCCAGGATATTTGCCGACGCCAAGAGAACAATGGCAGACACTGGAAGATTATAATAAAACCACTCCTTCAACAAAAGATCCGAGAAGTGTTAACTGGTGGAAAAATAGACCTAAATATTTAGCAAGTCTTTTGAAATCTTTCTATGGCGAACATGCAAAAAAGGAAAATGATTTTTGCTATTCATGGCTTCCAAAACTTGACAAAACACAGGATGCTTCATGGTTAAATCTTTTTGATGAAATGTACAAAGGAAAATTTACAGGCTTTTTTGCATGGGGCATGAATCCAGCATGCTCAAGTGCAAATGCTGG
- the galT gene encoding galactose-1-phosphate uridylyltransferase, giving the protein MSELRLNLITREWVIISTERTRKPKDFIQKRDKKIFPEFVDTCPFCPGNEHKTPPEIMRIQHNNKWLIRVIPNKFAVLSHEGEKFRTNEGLKHLVNGVGRHEVIIETPVHNTMIALMSVGDISNVLRVYKERFIELSNNPSVEHVIIFKNQGIASGTSMVHPHSQIIGTPVTPLQVRDRISEVRRHFDLTGECLMCVSLKDELNDGRRIILNSNHFVTFIPYAALSPFHIWIFPKRHQSAFGHLHEEEIADLACNLKTILSKLYFGLNNPDYNLVIRSEIIKNSGNEYFHWYISIVPRLVQASGFELGSGIYYNAAVPEEVAEFMRNVKT; this is encoded by the coding sequence ATGTCTGAACTCCGATTGAATCTCATTACTCGTGAGTGGGTCATCATCTCAACAGAGAGAACCAGAAAACCAAAGGATTTCATACAGAAAAGAGATAAAAAAATATTTCCTGAATTTGTTGATACATGTCCTTTCTGTCCTGGGAATGAACATAAGACCCCTCCTGAAATCATGAGAATTCAACACAATAATAAATGGCTCATAAGGGTTATACCTAATAAATTTGCAGTACTTTCCCATGAAGGCGAGAAATTTAGAACGAATGAAGGACTCAAGCATCTTGTAAATGGTGTGGGAAGACATGAGGTTATTATAGAAACACCCGTGCATAATACGATGATAGCCCTTATGTCTGTCGGAGATATATCAAATGTTCTCAGAGTTTATAAGGAGAGATTCATTGAATTAAGCAACAATCCTTCAGTCGAACATGTAATTATATTCAAAAATCAGGGGATAGCCTCAGGAACTTCTATGGTGCATCCACACTCTCAGATTATAGGCACCCCTGTCACACCACTTCAGGTGAGGGATAGAATATCTGAGGTCAGGAGACATTTTGATCTTACAGGTGAATGCCTTATGTGTGTTTCACTTAAGGATGAGCTGAATGATGGAAGAAGAATAATACTTAATTCAAACCATTTTGTTACATTTATTCCATATGCAGCTTTATCGCCATTTCATATATGGATATTTCCTAAAAGACATCAATCTGCGTTTGGACATTTGCATGAAGAGGAAATAGCAGATTTAGCATGTAACCTTAAAACGATATTATCTAAGTTGTATTTTGGTTTAAATAATCCGGATTATAATTTAGTTATACGTTCAGAAATCATTAAAAATTCTGGAAATGAGTATTTTCATTGGTACATAAGTATAGTCCCACGTCTTGTACAGGCATCAGGTTTTGAACTTGGCTCCGGGATTTACTATAATGCAGCCGTTCCTGAAGAAGTCGCTGAATTTATGAGGAATGTGAAAACGTAA
- a CDS encoding AAA family ATPase, whose translation MSFIIAMAGKGGTGKTSLAALTIRYIIEKKKMPVLAVDADPNSCLNEALGVEVLTTIGKLREESLQVIRSGSERPGGMSLEEIFDYQIQQSITESKGFDLIVMGRPEGPGCYCAANNIIRKYTDKLAETYPYIIIDNEAGMEHLSRRTTHKVNLLFIVSDPSLRGIQTAKRINSLIDELQLDIEKRIIIINKVSEKDGLELKNFAHGLGLEIEGLIPNDETIFNYDLKGKAVFEVPENSPAIITLFKILDALNIP comes from the coding sequence ATGTCTTTTATAATAGCTATGGCTGGTAAGGGCGGGACAGGAAAAACAAGTCTTGCTGCCCTCACAATCCGATATATTATTGAAAAGAAGAAAATGCCTGTACTTGCTGTTGATGCAGATCCAAATAGCTGTTTAAATGAAGCTCTAGGTGTAGAAGTGTTAACAACTATAGGAAAATTACGTGAAGAATCTCTTCAGGTTATTAGAAGCGGTTCTGAAAGGCCTGGGGGTATGTCTTTAGAAGAGATATTTGATTATCAGATACAGCAGTCTATTACAGAATCAAAAGGTTTTGATCTGATAGTAATGGGAAGACCTGAAGGCCCCGGATGCTATTGTGCAGCAAATAATATAATAAGAAAATATACAGATAAGCTTGCGGAAACATATCCATATATCATTATTGACAATGAAGCAGGGATGGAACATCTAAGCAGGAGAACAACCCATAAAGTCAATTTGCTTTTTATAGTAAGCGATCCCTCTCTGAGGGGTATCCAGACAGCAAAGAGAATTAATTCTTTGATTGATGAACTTCAGCTTGATATTGAAAAACGCATAATAATAATTAATAAAGTATCTGAAAAAGATGGATTGGAATTAAAAAATTTTGCACATGGTTTAGGATTGGAGATTGAAGGTCTAATACCAAATGATGAAACAATTTTTAATTATGATCTTAAAGGAAAAGCGGTATTTGAGGTTCCAGAAAATTCACCAGCTATAATAACTCTTTTCAAAATACTCGACGCACTTAATATACCTTAA
- a CDS encoding cytochrome C, with amino-acid sequence MIHFIKVHTRQFFIIWAAIFLITSNPSLNLGENKKEVPIYVGSEACMECHNNEYQSFKTYAKKATSYRSIERLKDKLTEEELKGCYFCHTTGYGKPGGFISVEKTPHLKNAGCEVCHGPGELQIKTKNPDYIKRQLTIKDCEVCHTEERVKAFRYKPLIHGGAH; translated from the coding sequence ATGATACATTTTATAAAAGTTCATACCAGACAATTCTTTATTATTTGGGCAGCTATTTTTTTAATCACATCAAATCCATCTTTAAACCTGGGAGAAAATAAAAAGGAAGTTCCCATATATGTAGGTTCAGAAGCCTGTATGGAATGCCATAATAATGAATATCAGAGCTTTAAAACCTATGCAAAGAAGGCGACATCTTATAGGAGCATAGAGAGATTGAAAGATAAGTTGACTGAAGAGGAACTTAAAGGTTGTTATTTTTGCCATACTACCGGATATGGCAAGCCAGGTGGATTTATAAGTGTTGAAAAGACACCACATCTTAAAAATGCAGGCTGTGAGGTGTGTCATGGACCTGGAGAATTACAAATAAAAACAAAAAACCCTGATTATATAAAAAGACAGTTGACTATAAAAGATTGTGAAGTATGTCACACAGAGGAGAGAGTTAAAGCTTTTAGATACAAACCATTGATTCATGGAGGGGCGCATTAG
- a CDS encoding response regulator, giving the protein MFGYIKKSLGNKITFAIVVIIISLILVEIYMRIYFGTKDRVELMTMLAKETAVSTYAGIKHPMRVGDKEGVKRTLLDIKERTDEIDVFICDFNQKISYSTDEDIVTKRVEEAIKNRIILTNLKEILESGIESMRSFEDKEISGEKYLVTIFPILNQKECYHCHGSSRSVIGGMIVRVGVEKVYATVAAQRNRTILITLFGLTIAIILIYLMLNKLVRRPVENLAKKAKKFADGDMNVSVQVNTEDEIGVLGKTFNYMVESVSSTNRKLEEEIKRKTDLLNERTRLLTLLEAANKELRELDKLKSTFLANMSHELRTPMNAIIGYTDLLLDGVDGPINEEQEKSLKKVVANARHLLQLINDVLDISKIESGKMKLSPKEIDIKWLIESVLPTFEPLIEQKNLSLTINIPKDMPLIYGDEDKIKQILINLISNAIKFTHKGGININAKISERGVKQGESPIFAEICIEDTGIGIKEEDLGKIFDKFVQVDLTTVRQYEGTGLGLSIARGLVSLHKGMIWATSKLGEGSKFCFTIPIKKEVLEKPTEPIIEEKMAEGLAEYFGLPVEKFLKEPEYAGKKLKCWEYVRCGQPSCPAYGSKEGRCWMIFGTHCAGMKIASYPEKVDFCKGCELIKNIVVCPESEYAFAEIEVPERYPEKKTILAVDDNPEAIDIIRKYLRNDYNVVGVLSGEDALKKAKEIKPLAITLDIMMPKKDGWQVLRELKSHPETQDIPVIVLTIVDDRKLGFSLGATEYIVKPIEKQIFLRKIKNLEKTGNIKRVLIVDNDTETVRLIGSLLKEANYQVSNTYNSNDAINSIKNFIPDLIVLNPTSPDVGFDVIEYLKKEENLKNIPVIIITNKDLTEEQIDELNGRIQGILNKGMLTKEDLLIELRDTISRVERLR; this is encoded by the coding sequence ATGTTTGGTTATATAAAAAAATCTCTGGGTAATAAGATAACATTTGCAATAGTCGTCATAATAATTTCTCTAATATTGGTCGAAATATATATGCGAATATATTTTGGAACAAAAGACAGAGTAGAGCTAATGACAATGCTCGCTAAAGAAACAGCGGTATCTACATATGCTGGAATTAAACATCCTATGAGAGTTGGCGATAAAGAAGGTGTTAAAAGAACTTTATTAGACATAAAAGAGCGTACTGACGAAATTGATGTTTTTATATGTGATTTTAATCAGAAAATAAGTTATTCTACCGATGAAGATATTGTTACAAAAAGGGTAGAAGAAGCGATTAAAAATAGGATTATACTTACAAATTTAAAAGAAATATTAGAAAGCGGTATCGAAAGTATGAGATCATTTGAGGATAAAGAAATTTCAGGAGAAAAATATCTTGTTACAATATTCCCTATTTTGAATCAAAAGGAATGCTATCATTGTCATGGTTCTTCAAGAAGTGTTATAGGAGGTATGATTGTAAGAGTTGGTGTTGAAAAGGTCTATGCTACTGTTGCTGCTCAGAGAAATAGGACAATTTTAATTACTTTATTCGGTTTAACTATTGCAATAATCTTAATTTATCTGATGTTAAATAAACTTGTAAGAAGACCCGTTGAGAATTTAGCGAAAAAGGCTAAAAAATTTGCAGATGGTGATATGAATGTATCAGTTCAGGTAAATACAGAAGATGAGATTGGAGTTCTGGGTAAAACATTTAACTATATGGTTGAGAGTGTTTCATCTACTAACAGAAAACTGGAAGAAGAGATTAAGAGAAAGACGGACTTATTAAATGAAAGAACACGATTATTGACCCTTCTTGAAGCTGCCAATAAAGAATTGAGAGAGCTTGATAAGTTGAAATCTACTTTTTTGGCCAACATGTCTCATGAATTAAGAACACCTATGAATGCAATAATTGGTTATACAGATTTACTCCTTGATGGAGTCGATGGCCCTATCAATGAAGAACAGGAAAAGAGCCTTAAAAAGGTTGTAGCAAATGCAAGGCATCTTTTGCAGTTAATCAATGATGTTCTCGATATCTCAAAGATAGAGTCAGGTAAGATGAAGTTGTCTCCAAAGGAGATAGATATAAAATGGCTGATTGAGTCTGTTCTACCCACGTTTGAACCACTTATAGAACAAAAGAATCTATCTCTTACCATAAATATACCGAAAGACATGCCTCTTATTTATGGAGATGAAGATAAGATAAAACAGATACTGATAAATCTCATTTCAAATGCTATTAAATTTACACATAAAGGTGGAATTAATATAAATGCAAAAATCTCGGAACGAGGAGTTAAACAGGGGGAGTCACCAATATTTGCTGAGATATGTATAGAAGATACTGGAATAGGGATTAAAGAAGAAGATTTAGGCAAGATTTTTGACAAATTTGTTCAAGTAGATCTTACCACTGTTCGTCAATATGAAGGCACGGGTCTTGGTCTGAGTATTGCGAGAGGCTTGGTATCATTACATAAAGGTATGATCTGGGCGACAAGCAAGTTAGGCGAGGGGAGTAAATTCTGTTTCACAATTCCTATAAAAAAGGAAGTTCTTGAAAAACCTACTGAACCTATAATAGAGGAAAAGATGGCAGAAGGTCTTGCAGAGTATTTTGGATTACCGGTTGAGAAGTTTTTAAAAGAGCCTGAATATGCTGGGAAAAAGTTAAAATGCTGGGAATATGTGAGATGTGGACAGCCAAGTTGTCCAGCATATGGAAGTAAAGAAGGCAGATGTTGGATGATTTTTGGAACACATTGTGCTGGCATGAAGATAGCTTCCTATCCTGAAAAGGTAGATTTTTGCAAAGGGTGTGAGCTTATAAAAAATATTGTTGTTTGCCCGGAATCAGAATATGCTTTTGCAGAAATTGAAGTTCCTGAAAGATATCCTGAAAAAAAGACGATTTTAGCTGTAGATGATAATCCTGAAGCAATAGATATTATAAGAAAATATCTGAGAAATGACTATAATGTGGTTGGAGTTCTTAGTGGAGAAGATGCACTTAAGAAGGCGAAGGAGATTAAGCCTCTTGCGATAACATTAGATATAATGATGCCAAAGAAAGATGGCTGGCAAGTTTTACGAGAGCTAAAAAGTCATCCGGAGACTCAAGATATTCCAGTAATCGTGCTTACTATTGTGGATGACAGAAAGCTAGGGTTCAGTCTTGGTGCTACTGAATATATAGTTAAGCCAATAGAAAAACAGATTTTTTTGAGAAAAATAAAAAATCTCGAGAAAACTGGAAATATAAAACGTGTGCTAATAGTTGATAATGATACGGAAACAGTTAGATTGATCGGAAGCCTTTTAAAAGAGGCAAATTATCAGGTTTCGAATACATATAATAGTAATGATGCTATTAACTCAATAAAAAATTTCATCCCAGATCTTATAGTACTGAACCCAACATCTCCTGATGTAGGATTTGATGTTATTGAATATTTAAAGAAAGAAGAAAATCTTAAGAATATACCTGTGATTATAATTACGAATAAAGATCTTACAGAAGAACAGATAGATGAACTTAATGGTAGAATACAGGGAATCCTGAACAAAGGCATGCTTACAAAAGAAGACCTTTTAATTGAACTCAGAGATACCATAAGCAGGGTTGAAAGGTTACGATAA
- a CDS encoding response regulator has protein sequence MDENLPRIARKILIVEDNLDSRELVVKILKNKGYQTIEAEDGEEALEKAVTEKPHLILMDISIPKIDGYEVTKRLKEMEEFKNIPIVALTAHAMKGDREKFISTGFEGYISKPINIHEFPEQIRAYLRGKWESILGGEEE, from the coding sequence ATGGACGAGAATCTGCCGAGAATAGCCCGTAAGATATTGATTGTAGAAGACAATCTCGACAGTCGTGAATTAGTTGTAAAAATACTTAAAAACAAGGGATATCAAACTATTGAAGCTGAAGATGGGGAGGAAGCATTGGAGAAAGCAGTAACAGAAAAACCCCATTTAATACTTATGGATATCTCTATACCAAAAATAGATGGATATGAAGTTACTAAAAGATTGAAGGAAATGGAGGAGTTTAAAAACATACCCATCGTTGCACTCACTGCTCATGCAATGAAAGGAGACAGGGAAAAATTTATATCAACAGGATTCGAAGGATATATTTCAAAGCCAATTAATATACATGAATTTCCTGAACAGATAAGGGCATATCTTAGAGGAAAATGGGAGAGTATATTAGGTGGCGAAGAAGAATAA
- a CDS encoding response regulator: MAKKNKILIVDDAIDTVELLKKRFISEGYETAEAYNGEEGLQKVAEYNPDLIVLDVMMPKIDGYEVCRKLKSNEKTKYIPILMLTAKGEVESKVKGLDIGADDYLAKPFDYKELSARIRSLLSIKASHEKLVVEEKKGALEQMMDQVAHEIRNPLTSIGGFARKVYGKLPEGDPNKKYMEMIIEDVGVLENMIKQLIELKSLSISMKQESNIKDILQESLKVFEQDFQHKAITVKTDMSDEILPIIADRKLLKRAFCNIIKNSIEAMEKEPRKLEIVSRLNEGKVEVLISDTGKGIPKDKIKNIFDPLVTSKIYGPGLGLTFALKIIQEHKGTVSVESEENKGTTISITFPASNQYNI; this comes from the coding sequence GTGGCGAAGAAGAATAAGATATTAATTGTTGATGATGCTATTGATACTGTTGAGTTATTAAAAAAAAGGTTCATTTCCGAAGGATATGAAACTGCTGAGGCATATAATGGAGAAGAAGGTTTACAGAAAGTAGCAGAATACAATCCTGATTTAATTGTTCTGGATGTTATGATGCCGAAAATCGATGGCTATGAAGTCTGCCGAAAACTTAAATCTAATGAGAAAACAAAATATATTCCAATACTAATGCTAACCGCTAAAGGAGAGGTTGAAAGCAAAGTTAAAGGGCTCGATATTGGTGCAGATGACTATTTAGCCAAGCCTTTTGACTATAAGGAACTTTCTGCGAGAATTAGGTCACTGCTTTCTATTAAAGCATCTCACGAGAAATTGGTAGTAGAAGAAAAGAAAGGTGCACTTGAACAGATGATGGATCAGGTTGCTCACGAGATTAGAAACCCGCTTACTTCCATAGGAGGTTTTGCACGAAAGGTTTATGGAAAGCTTCCGGAAGGTGATCCAAATAAGAAATATATGGAAATGATAATAGAAGATGTAGGGGTGCTGGAAAATATGATTAAACAGTTAATAGAATTAAAATCTTTATCTATTTCCATGAAACAGGAATCAAATATCAAAGATATTCTTCAGGAATCGTTAAAAGTTTTTGAGCAGGATTTTCAGCATAAAGCCATAACAGTAAAAACAGATATGAGTGATGAAATTTTACCTATTATAGCTGATAGAAAGCTCTTAAAAAGGGCTTTTTGCAATATAATAAAAAATTCCATTGAAGCAATGGAAAAAGAACCCAGGAAGTTAGAAATTGTCAGCAGATTGAATGAAGGAAAAGTGGAAGTGCTTATTTCAGATACAGGTAAAGGTATCCCGAAAGATAAAATCAAGAATATCTTTGACCCTTTAGTTACCTCTAAAATTTACGGACCAGGTCTTGGACTTACTTTTGCTCTTAAAATTATCCAGGAACACAAAGGCACTGTATCAGTCGAGAGTGAAGAAAATAAAGGAACGACTATTTCAATAACTTTTCCGGCGAGTAATCAGTATAACATTTAG
- a CDS encoding YggT family protein codes for MHGFKLYIISLIKHILKKFRKVLLKMSSIDFSILVSLYLLNILQMT; via the coding sequence ATGCATGGTTTCAAATTATATATAATCTCTTTGATAAAGCATATTCTCAAAAAATTCAGAAAGGTTCTTTTGAAAATGAGCAGTATAGACTTCAGTATCCTGGTATCGCTGTATTTATTGAACATCCTTCAGATGACATGA
- a CDS encoding CBS domain-containing protein, which produces MKVADIMTKEVRTIEPDKSLKECILAMNKYRANGLVVMKNEKVVGVITKADIFKAVLPRYPDIIDEERYMTDLEYIEERAHMLYEMKVSDIMGAPPITVSSDTPIVKAGSTMLLRRIKQVPVVDKNKLVGIITLTDIINSLLKKIK; this is translated from the coding sequence ATGAAAGTAGCCGACATAATGACAAAAGAGGTTCGCACAATCGAACCTGACAAATCATTAAAAGAATGTATTTTAGCTATGAACAAGTATCGTGCAAACGGGCTTGTTGTTATGAAGAATGAGAAAGTAGTAGGAGTTATTACAAAGGCTGATATTTTTAAAGCTGTACTTCCACGCTACCCTGATATTATTGATGAAGAGAGATATATGACAGATCTCGAGTATATTGAAGAGCGTGCACATATGCTATATGAAATGAAAGTAAGCGATATAATGGGGGCACCTCCCATTACAGTTAGCAGTGATACTCCCATAGTAAAAGCCGGCTCAACCATGTTACTCCGCAGAATAAAACAGGTTCCGGTAGTAGACAAAAATAAGCTGGTCGGCATAATTACACTTACTGATATCATTAATTCTCTACTCAAAAAGATAAAATAG
- a CDS encoding ABC transporter permease, whose protein sequence is MEVNAIYVLVARELKKFVREKSRLFSAIARPLLWLFIVGAGISRLVPGDTGIPYSQFIFPGIIGMTILFSSIFSSISIIWDKEFGFMKEILVAPVSRLSIVVGKALSSTIVSTIQAIIILAMFPFIGLKLGFLQIITVIFICASLSFCISTFGIVIATFYDSYESFSVIMNFIIMPMFFLSGAMYPVKLLPHILKVVAKLNPLTYGIDALKHAIFPHKIGIMSPDFSIIVSMLVIFITSILFVLLGGILFERKD, encoded by the coding sequence ATGGAAGTTAATGCAATTTACGTTTTAGTTGCAAGAGAATTGAAAAAGTTTGTAAGGGAAAAAAGTCGTCTTTTTTCTGCGATAGCAAGACCTTTATTATGGCTTTTTATTGTTGGTGCAGGAATATCACGGCTTGTGCCAGGAGATACTGGTATTCCTTATTCTCAGTTTATATTCCCCGGTATTATAGGAATGACAATTCTATTCAGCTCAATCTTCTCCTCCATTTCAATAATATGGGATAAAGAATTCGGATTCATGAAAGAAATTCTCGTTGCCCCGGTTTCGAGATTATCTATTGTTGTTGGTAAGGCTCTTAGTAGTACCATTGTTTCAACTATTCAGGCAATCATCATACTTGCAATGTTTCCTTTTATTGGGCTCAAACTTGGGTTTTTGCAAATTATAACAGTTATCTTTATTTGTGCTTCATTGTCTTTCTGCATCTCAACTTTCGGAATAGTCATTGCAACATTCTATGACAGTTACGAAAGTTTCAGTGTAATTATGAACTTCATTATCATGCCAATGTTCTTTCTTTCAGGTGCTATGTATCCTGTAAAACTCTTGCCTCATATTTTAAAGGTTGTTGCAAAATTGAATCCTTTAACCTACGGTATTGATGCCTTAAAACATGCTATTTTTCCTCATAAGATTGGCATAATGAGCCCTGATTTTTCGATAATTGTCAGCATGTTGGTAATATTTATTACTTCAATATTGTTTGTTCTACTTGGAGGAATACTTTTCGAAAGAAAAGATTAG
- a CDS encoding ATP-binding cassette domain-containing protein: MNIIQVENLVKKFGDITAVNNISFEVKEGSIFGFLGPNGAGKTTTINILCTLLSPTSGRALIAGHDCMKEPSKVRKAIGIVFQDTTLDKDLTAYENLIFHSYLYDIPKIEIKDRVNEALKFVELYDRKDDMVKKFSGGMKRKLEVARGLIHKPRVLFLDEPTLGLDPQSRTNLWEFIAELPKKYQVTIFMTTHYMEEAEVCDRIAIIDHGSIISIGSPEELKQMLGGDIVYIKTSDNMNAKQEIKNLFGLHVSEKQDELFMTCPIGDTCIPEMIRALSDKVLSVRIQRPTLNDVFLKLTGKTIREEETSDEDSIKESIRAYRRRH, encoded by the coding sequence ATGAACATCATCCAGGTAGAAAACTTAGTAAAAAAATTCGGGGATATTACAGCTGTTAATAATATATCCTTTGAAGTTAAAGAAGGTTCTATTTTTGGATTTCTTGGTCCAAACGGTGCAGGAAAAACAACTACAATAAATATTCTATGTACATTGCTCAGTCCAACATCCGGAAGAGCACTTATTGCAGGTCATGACTGTATGAAAGAGCCATCAAAAGTTAGAAAAGCAATCGGTATAGTATTTCAGGATACAACCCTTGACAAGGACTTAACAGCATATGAAAATTTGATCTTTCATTCATATTTATATGACATACCAAAGATAGAGATTAAAGATAGGGTAAATGAAGCACTGAAATTTGTTGAATTGTATGATCGCAAAGATGACATGGTTAAAAAATTCTCAGGCGGGATGAAACGCAAACTTGAGGTAGCACGTGGACTTATTCATAAGCCGAGGGTTCTGTTCCTTGATGAACCAACACTCGGCCTCGACCCTCAGAGCAGAACAAATCTCTGGGAATTTATTGCAGAGCTTCCCAAAAAGTATCAAGTAACCATATTCATGACCACTCACTACATGGAAGAGGCAGAGGTATGTGACAGGATTGCAATCATTGACCATGGAAGTATAATTTCAATTGGAAGCCCAGAAGAATTAAAACAGATGCTTGGTGGGGATATTGTCTATATCAAAACAAGTGATAATATGAATGCAAAGCAGGAAATAAAAAATTTATTCGGACTCCATGTATCAGAAAAACAAGATGAATTGTTTATGACATGCCCGATAGGAGATACATGCATCCCTGAAATGATCAGGGCATTGAGTGACAAGGTTCTTTCAGTAAGGATTCAGAGGCCAACTTTAAATGATGTTTTTCTTAAATTAACAGGAAAAACCATAAGAGAAGAAGAAACATCTGACGAAGATTCTATAAAGGAGTCAATTCGTGCATACAGGCGAAGACATTAA